One window of Dehalococcoidia bacterium genomic DNA carries:
- a CDS encoding serine hydrolase, producing MCATAAAQPEIADLVHAEMERWEVPGLAVGVLHEGRSEAWGFGVASIETRQPVTADTLFQIGSISKLFTATLAMQLVEAGTVDLDAPIASHLPELRLADAAAQGSVSLRHLLTHTAGFYGDRFDDFGLGDDALAKAVASFDQLRQYTAPGELWSYCNTGFQLAGHLVERLRGQAFETAARERLFAPLGLERCTYFAHEAITYPAAVGHVQPPGKENRIARPYPIPRAMNAAGGIIGTVGDLLRFAAFHMGQLPVDGVLGAESVRAMQQPQVEAALAPHWGLGWMIDTIDGARLIGHGGATNGFNARLVFVPERSFALAILTNSGQGSAAYRPIEAALLKRYLGLRTAEPPAITLPAESLARYAGAYERPLSQFTLTPADGGLRVEMTVRSPLSGTETVMPPYHAEPIGERSFRITHGAPAGSTFDFILSADGSVRFLRFGGRVSDPAPIPRPFPQS from the coding sequence ATGTGCGCCACGGCCGCCGCGCAGCCGGAGATCGCCGATCTCGTCCACGCCGAGATGGAGCGCTGGGAGGTGCCCGGCCTTGCCGTCGGCGTGCTGCACGAGGGGCGCAGCGAGGCGTGGGGTTTCGGCGTCGCCAGCATCGAGACGCGTCAGCCCGTGACCGCCGACACGCTCTTCCAGATCGGCTCGATCAGCAAACTGTTCACCGCCACGCTGGCGATGCAGCTCGTCGAGGCCGGCACGGTCGATCTGGACGCGCCGATCGCCTCGCACCTGCCGGAGTTGCGGCTGGCCGACGCCGCGGCGCAGGGCAGCGTCTCGCTGCGCCACCTGCTGACGCACACCGCCGGCTTCTACGGCGACCGCTTCGACGATTTCGGCCTGGGCGACGATGCGCTGGCGAAGGCCGTCGCAAGCTTCGACCAGTTACGCCAGTACACAGCGCCGGGCGAGCTGTGGAGCTACTGCAACACCGGGTTCCAGCTCGCCGGCCACCTGGTCGAGCGGCTGCGCGGCCAGGCGTTCGAGACGGCGGCGCGCGAGCGGCTGTTTGCGCCGCTGGGACTGGAACGCTGCACCTACTTCGCGCACGAGGCGATCACCTATCCCGCCGCCGTGGGCCATGTGCAGCCGCCGGGCAAGGAGAACCGCATCGCGCGGCCCTATCCGATTCCGCGGGCGATGAACGCCGCGGGCGGCATCATCGGCACGGTGGGCGACCTGCTGCGCTTCGCGGCGTTTCATATGGGGCAGCTTCCGGTCGATGGCGTGCTCGGCGCCGAAAGCGTGCGGGCGATGCAGCAGCCCCAGGTGGAGGCCGCGCTGGCGCCGCACTGGGGGCTGGGCTGGATGATCGACACGATCGACGGCGCCAGGCTGATCGGCCACGGCGGCGCGACGAACGGCTTCAATGCGCGGCTCGTCTTCGTGCCCGAGCGCAGCTTCGCGCTGGCGATCCTCACCAACAGCGGCCAGGGCTCGGCCGCCTACCGGCCGATCGAAGCGGCGCTGCTGAAGCGCTATCTGGGCCTGCGCACGGCTGAGCCTCCCGCGATCACCCTGCCGGCAGAATCGCTGGCCCGCTACGCCGGCGCCTACGAGCGGCCGCTCTCGCAGTTCACGCTAACGCCGGCAGACGGCGGCCTGCGCGTGGAGATGACCGTGCGCAGTCCACTCTCCGGCACGGAGACGGTGATGCCGCCCTACCACGCCGAGCCGATCGGCGAGCGCAGCTTCCGCATCACCCACGGCGCGCCGGCGGGCTCGACCTTCGACTTCATATTGAGTGCGGATGGCAGCGTGCGCTTCCTGCGCTTCGGCGGGCGGGTGAGCGACCCGGCCCCCATCCCCCGCCCCTTCCCCCAATCCTAG
- a CDS encoding LppP/LprE family lipoprotein → MKRLLVLAALLLAALALVGARPAHADGSWMDQPLVNWNTAGAAVPAAPAGDFSNPRCGQDERPVETAEDQAVSDAGWTLFGAYQGGWGITLISGLSGYDGMCRPFGYQFFVFVNGAFAGTISPEAMNSRFDGSATIVRLVSSGRITAQFSRYSDADPLCCPSRISFVTYGFDDSQGAPLLAPLEVSTQSTQSEQ, encoded by the coding sequence ATGAAGCGTTTGTTGGTGCTTGCCGCGCTGCTCCTGGCGGCGCTGGCGCTGGTCGGCGCACGGCCCGCGCACGCCGACGGGTCATGGATGGATCAGCCGCTCGTCAACTGGAACACGGCCGGCGCGGCCGTGCCCGCGGCGCCCGCCGGCGACTTCAGTAACCCGAGGTGCGGCCAGGACGAGCGCCCCGTCGAGACGGCCGAGGACCAGGCGGTGAGCGACGCCGGCTGGACGCTGTTCGGCGCCTACCAGGGCGGCTGGGGCATCACCCTGATCAGCGGCCTCTCCGGCTACGACGGCATGTGCCGGCCCTTCGGCTACCAGTTCTTCGTCTTCGTTAACGGCGCCTTCGCCGGCACGATCTCGCCCGAGGCGATGAACTCGCGCTTCGACGGCTCGGCCACGATCGTGCGCCTGGTGAGCTCCGGCCGCATCACGGCGCAGTTCTCGCGCTACAGCGACGCCGACCCGCTCTGCTGTCCATCGCGCATCAGCTTCGTCACCTATGGCTTCGACGACAGCCAGGGTGCGCCGCTGCTGGCGCCGCTCGAAGTCTCCACACAGAGCACGCAGAGCGAGCAGTAG
- a CDS encoding DinB family protein: MAGEAAQFAMVFERIGQDTLTALEGIPQETLNRKLDLPETNSLFTLATHLFGAGEFWTLALGAGRTVPRDRAAEFTASGSFADLAARCRRWIAEVHDAFDSLPDAALDKTLTPPTAYRGTLPEGEMTARECLLHAVEHGALHLGHIQLTRQLLGFAPSGE, from the coding sequence ATGGCGGGCGAAGCGGCGCAGTTCGCGATGGTGTTCGAGCGCATCGGGCAGGACACGCTCACCGCGCTGGAGGGTATTCCGCAGGAGACGCTCAACCGCAAGCTTGACCTGCCGGAGACGAACAGCCTGTTCACGCTCGCCACGCACCTGTTCGGCGCCGGCGAGTTCTGGACGCTCGCGCTCGGCGCCGGCCGCACGGTGCCGCGCGATCGCGCCGCCGAGTTCACCGCCAGCGGCAGCTTCGCCGACCTGGCCGCCCGCTGCCGGCGCTGGATCGCGGAGGTGCACGACGCTTTCGACAGTCTGCCCGACGCGGCGCTCGACAAGACGTTGACGCCGCCCACCGCCTACCGCGGCACGCTGCCGGAGGGCGAGATGACGGCGCGCGAGTGCCTGCTGCACGCCGTCGAGCACGGCGCCCTGCACCTGGGCCACATCCAGCTCACCCGGCAACTGCTCGGCTTCGCCCCCTCCGGCGAGTGA
- a CDS encoding YafY family protein, whose amino-acid sequence MNRTDRLMGILLEFQAHGERRAEDLARAFEVSVRTVYRDVEALCEAGVPVVATPGKGYRLLDGYFLPPLSFTSTEAALLLLGGEYLRRRLDPELRAEAETALKKLAAVLPAEKRADVARWLQELCFPGFGERPARPSQALLRRAIRERRVVRLLYHAYLRPASEERDVEPVSLIYGAGAWHLAGWCRLRRAPRFFHLDRIDRLEVLEERFVRGGRHAAIGPESGDALSRFPEARVRFDAAALRWARERQPYLFLREEADLGGEPVFVYALRDERELLGWLLQWGAAAEVLEPAALCERLATEARALLERYAPVEQQNILSEPPRAPATTLSGTLA is encoded by the coding sequence ATGAATCGCACCGACCGGCTGATGGGCATCCTGCTCGAGTTCCAGGCGCACGGCGAGCGCCGCGCCGAGGACCTCGCCCGCGCCTTTGAAGTGAGCGTGCGCACCGTCTACCGCGACGTGGAGGCGCTCTGCGAGGCGGGCGTGCCCGTCGTCGCCACGCCGGGCAAGGGCTACCGGCTGCTCGACGGCTACTTTCTGCCGCCGCTCAGCTTCACGTCCACGGAGGCGGCGCTGCTGCTGCTCGGCGGCGAGTATTTGCGCCGGCGGCTCGACCCCGAGCTGCGCGCCGAGGCGGAAACGGCGCTGAAGAAGTTGGCCGCCGTGCTCCCGGCGGAGAAGCGCGCCGATGTGGCCCGCTGGCTGCAGGAGCTGTGCTTTCCCGGTTTCGGCGAGCGGCCGGCGCGGCCCTCGCAGGCGCTGCTGCGGCGCGCCATCCGCGAGCGGCGCGTCGTGCGGCTGCTCTACCACGCCTATCTGCGCCCTGCCTCCGAGGAGCGCGACGTCGAACCGGTGAGCCTGATCTACGGCGCCGGCGCCTGGCACCTGGCCGGCTGGTGCCGGCTGCGGCGGGCGCCGCGCTTCTTCCACCTGGATCGCATCGACCGGCTGGAGGTGCTGGAGGAGCGCTTCGTACGTGGCGGGCGCCACGCCGCCATCGGTCCCGAGTCCGGCGATGCCCTCAGCCGCTTCCCCGAGGCGCGCGTGCGCTTCGACGCCGCGGCGCTGCGCTGGGCGCGCGAGCGCCAGCCCTACCTCTTCCTGCGCGAAGAAGCTGATCTGGGCGGAGAGCCGGTCTTCGTCTATGCGCTGCGCGATGAGCGCGAGCTGCTGGGCTGGCTGCTGCAGTGGGGCGCGGCCGCCGAGGTGCTGGAGCCGGCGGCGCTGTGTGAGCGCCTGGCGACGGAGGCCCGCGCCCTGCTGGAACGGTACGCGCCGGTGGAACAGCAGAACATTCTTTCTGAACCGCCGCGCGCTCCTGCCACCACGCTGTCAGGAACCCTCGCGTAG
- a CDS encoding VOC family protein: MIKGLTYAILTTRDMGATRRFFTEQLGLAAEEEIEGAFSQFTTREGSMWAIMAAQEHNTPREIELYLLVDDVDAAYAAWKQRGVETVSEPHNEEFGRTFAFKDPEGRTLHAYARAG, encoded by the coding sequence GTGATCAAGGGGCTGACCTACGCCATCCTCACGACGAGGGACATGGGCGCGACGCGGCGCTTTTTCACCGAGCAGCTCGGCCTGGCCGCCGAAGAGGAGATCGAGGGCGCCTTCAGCCAGTTCACCACGCGCGAAGGCTCGATGTGGGCGATCATGGCGGCGCAGGAGCACAACACGCCGCGCGAGATCGAGCTCTATCTGCTGGTCGACGACGTCGACGCGGCCTACGCGGCGTGGAAGCAGCGCGGCGTCGAGACGGTGAGCGAGCCGCACAACGAAGAGTTCGGCCGCACCTTCGCCTTCAAAGACCCGGAGGGCCGCACGCTGCACGCCTACGCGCGGGCCGGGTAG
- a CDS encoding LD-carboxypeptidase, translating to MPDATAAASPHAFVRPRAVPPGGTIAVVLPASAVDAGQIEAGTASLQAAGFSVRLPADALARRGYLAGASDAAKAAALVAAFADPGVDAILCARGGYGSMRLLPLIDWETVRAHPKPLVGFSDVTGLHLALHREAGLISFHGPMPVWDLPDAEPAWNLAGLISALTSTQPLHRIAAPPGAAVPEALVPGIGEGVLEGGNLTLLAALCGTRWQPDLRGCIALIEDTHESPYRVDRMLTQLLLAGAFAGVRGVLVGDSPDCDRPPSPRGLTLREVLLDRLGGLGVPVLYGFPCGHTPYRATLPLGVRCRLDTAAGTLTLLDAACV from the coding sequence ATGCCGGATGCGACCGCGGCTGCCTCGCCACACGCCTTCGTGCGGCCGCGCGCCGTGCCGCCGGGCGGCACAATCGCCGTCGTGCTGCCCGCCAGCGCCGTCGATGCGGGGCAGATCGAAGCCGGCACGGCGAGTCTGCAGGCGGCCGGCTTCAGCGTGCGGCTGCCGGCCGACGCGCTGGCGCGCCGTGGCTATCTGGCAGGTGCAAGCGACGCCGCCAAGGCCGCGGCGCTGGTCGCCGCCTTTGCCGATCCCGGTGTCGACGCGATCCTCTGCGCCCGCGGCGGCTACGGCTCGATGCGCCTGCTGCCGCTGATCGACTGGGAGACCGTGCGCGCACATCCGAAGCCGCTGGTCGGCTTCAGCGACGTGACCGGGCTGCACCTGGCGCTGCACCGCGAGGCCGGCCTGATCAGCTTCCACGGCCCGATGCCGGTCTGGGACCTGCCGGACGCCGAGCCGGCCTGGAACCTCGCCGGGCTGATCTCCGCCCTGACCTCCACGCAGCCGCTGCACAGGATCGCCGCGCCGCCCGGCGCTGCCGTGCCGGAAGCCCTGGTGCCCGGTATCGGCGAGGGCGTGCTCGAAGGCGGCAACCTCACACTGCTCGCCGCCCTCTGCGGCACGCGCTGGCAGCCCGATCTGCGCGGCTGCATCGCCCTGATCGAGGACACGCACGAGTCGCCCTACCGTGTCGATCGCATGCTGACGCAACTGCTGCTTGCCGGCGCCTTCGCCGGCGTGCGCGGCGTGCTCGTCGGCGATTCGCCCGACTGCGACCGCCCGCCCTCCCCGCGCGGCCTGACGCTGCGCGAGGTGCTGCTTGACCGGCTCGGCGGGCTGGGCGTGCCCGTGCTCTACGGCTTCCCCTGCGGCCACACCCCGTACCGCGCGACGCTGCCACTCGGCGTGCGCTGCCGCCTGGACACCGCCGCCGGCACGCTCACGCTGCTGGACGCCGCCTGCGTGTAG
- a CDS encoding helix-turn-helix domain-containing protein → MATKRSQADRTEQTRRLLLDVGRRLFTERGYAGTATEEIVRQAGVTRGALYYHFKDKQDLFRAVVEDVQQESMARLAVAAGAIADPWQRMRTAMQAFLDNCLEPAMRQIVLIDGPAVLGWPAWREMDERYGLGATRTALQAAVDAGQLEPQPLEPLAHLLLGALGEAGMLLAEAPDPPAARAEVGESLDRLLAGLRAV, encoded by the coding sequence ATGGCGACGAAGCGCAGTCAGGCAGACCGAACCGAGCAGACGCGCCGCCTGCTGCTCGACGTGGGTCGCCGCCTGTTCACGGAGCGCGGCTACGCCGGTACGGCCACGGAAGAGATCGTGCGCCAGGCCGGCGTCACCCGTGGCGCCCTCTACTACCACTTCAAGGATAAGCAGGACCTCTTCCGCGCCGTGGTCGAGGACGTGCAGCAGGAGTCGATGGCCCGCCTCGCCGTCGCGGCCGGCGCCATTGCCGACCCCTGGCAGCGCATGCGCACGGCGATGCAGGCGTTTCTCGACAATTGCCTGGAGCCGGCGATGCGCCAGATCGTGCTGATCGACGGTCCCGCCGTGCTGGGCTGGCCCGCCTGGCGGGAGATGGACGAACGCTACGGCCTGGGCGCGACGCGCACGGCGCTGCAGGCCGCGGTCGACGCGGGCCAGCTCGAGCCGCAGCCGCTGGAACCGCTGGCGCACCTGCTGCTCGGCGCCCTGGGCGAGGCCGGCATGTTACTCGCCGAAGCGCCGGACCCGCCGGCCGCCCGCGCCGAGGTCGGCGAATCGCTCGACCGCCTGCTCGCTGGCCTGCGCGCTGTATGA
- a CDS encoding DUF4209 domain-containing protein, with protein sequence MVERTTITAEQRAVADEAVCEFHETRARLEADPLVDDFQRAQAFHAIWRRVQEVGLAEDESLQPLWYEAILWDLQPRTPEPGERRGRRWQPKFELANGSKLPDFDDLRNRAGFYVHAATGVLNTTSPVHRARYADVLWEMEGGYQRALMAAQAYLASVPLLAETYSYRRHDAILRALQLALQLQQAELVAEGKQALLDALTEREESAPPFDGLELLPWILEIPDRFIDREELVKGRQYAEDAAAFLRGGGEAESFRARYAYQLAARFARRLRDAEGERRALVALGEAIEAQAAMADGRSHLAAAHFLREAFRHYADLGFTEQAERMKRRLEEEQDETLPEFKTFRTSVELDFDATDRLAVALRDLPPAQSLAFIATRPDWHPAKAHLEAQAATLAALHPLLSAIGRNRYSHDGRLVANATTDAARRDAQVFDLYHLWAQMRGVVLARLYGRMAEAQRWTADTITDFLASGVAFDAEKLPLVRTGLERFFARDYASALFVLVPQLEDILRRLRGKVGLPTTSVKASSGITMLVGLDDVLATPQLVDGLGAGAIAYLRFLLTDQQGLNLRNDIAHGLFPEAAAQEPLAVLVVDVLLHLQPLYLTPTKEAAEQQSSEQAAVLDLGVERQASIGIPTIRTNAVDAELPEAAWIREMTDRIVHDFHPLRVILFGSHARGEAGPDSDVDLLIVLPSADDRRGAAIEIRKALAGVRVPHDIIVTDPVDIAQRGDEPSSVLYSALREGRVLYDRSEAREGRLAYGHG encoded by the coding sequence ATGGTAGAGCGCACAACGATCACCGCTGAGCAGCGCGCCGTCGCGGACGAGGCGGTGTGCGAGTTTCACGAGACCCGTGCGCGCCTCGAAGCGGATCCGCTGGTTGATGACTTCCAACGGGCGCAGGCGTTCCACGCCATCTGGCGGCGCGTGCAGGAGGTCGGACTCGCGGAGGATGAGAGCCTGCAGCCACTCTGGTACGAAGCCATTCTCTGGGACCTCCAGCCCAGGACGCCGGAGCCGGGTGAACGCCGGGGACGGCGCTGGCAGCCGAAGTTCGAGCTGGCCAACGGCTCCAAGCTGCCGGACTTCGACGATTTGCGTAACCGGGCCGGTTTCTACGTGCACGCGGCGACCGGAGTGTTGAACACCACCTCGCCGGTGCACCGTGCGCGCTACGCCGATGTTCTGTGGGAGATGGAAGGGGGGTATCAGCGCGCCCTCATGGCGGCGCAGGCGTATCTCGCATCGGTCCCGTTGCTCGCCGAGACGTACAGCTATCGCCGCCACGACGCGATCCTGCGGGCACTGCAGCTTGCACTTCAGCTCCAGCAGGCTGAGCTGGTCGCGGAGGGAAAGCAGGCGCTGCTTGATGCGCTCACTGAGCGGGAGGAGAGTGCGCCGCCGTTTGATGGCCTTGAGCTTCTCCCATGGATCCTCGAGATCCCGGACCGGTTCATCGATCGCGAGGAACTGGTGAAGGGCCGGCAGTACGCTGAAGATGCTGCCGCCTTCCTGCGCGGCGGCGGTGAGGCGGAATCCTTCCGTGCACGGTACGCCTATCAGCTTGCGGCGCGCTTCGCCCGACGCCTGCGTGACGCGGAGGGTGAGCGGCGAGCACTTGTGGCATTGGGTGAAGCGATCGAGGCACAGGCGGCGATGGCCGATGGTCGCTCGCACCTCGCAGCGGCGCACTTTCTCCGCGAGGCCTTCAGGCATTACGCAGACCTCGGCTTTACGGAGCAGGCCGAACGGATGAAACGACGGCTGGAGGAAGAGCAAGACGAGACACTGCCGGAGTTCAAGACCTTCCGTACGTCGGTCGAACTGGACTTCGACGCGACCGATCGGCTGGCGGTCGCGCTGCGCGACCTTCCGCCGGCGCAGTCGCTCGCCTTCATTGCAACCCGGCCGGACTGGCACCCGGCGAAGGCGCATCTGGAAGCACAGGCTGCCACGCTCGCGGCGTTACATCCGCTGCTGAGCGCGATCGGGCGAAACCGATACAGCCATGATGGCCGCCTTGTTGCCAACGCCACGACTGACGCGGCGCGTCGGGACGCGCAGGTCTTCGATTTGTACCACCTCTGGGCCCAGATGCGTGGCGTCGTGCTCGCGCGGCTCTATGGACGTATGGCGGAGGCACAGCGCTGGACGGCGGACACGATTACCGACTTCCTCGCCTCGGGTGTCGCGTTCGATGCTGAGAAGCTGCCGCTGGTGCGAACGGGGCTGGAGCGCTTCTTCGCCCGCGATTATGCCAGCGCGCTGTTTGTCCTTGTGCCGCAGCTCGAGGACATCCTCAGGCGGCTGCGCGGCAAGGTTGGGCTTCCCACGACGAGTGTCAAGGCGAGTAGCGGCATCACGATGCTCGTGGGACTGGATGACGTGCTGGCAACGCCGCAGCTCGTCGATGGCCTCGGGGCGGGTGCAATCGCCTATTTGCGCTTCCTCTTGACCGACCAGCAGGGGCTCAATCTGCGGAACGACATCGCGCACGGCCTGTTTCCTGAGGCAGCGGCGCAGGAACCGCTGGCGGTACTGGTCGTCGATGTGCTGCTGCACCTGCAGCCGCTCTATCTGACGCCCACGAAGGAAGCTGCCGAGCAGCAATCGTCCGAGCAGGCGGCGGTGCTCGACCTGGGCGTTGAGAGGCAGGCGTCCATCGGTATTCCAACGATTAGGACGAATGCCGTCGATGCAGAACTCCCCGAAGCCGCATGGATCCGTGAGATGACCGATCGCATTGTGCACGACTTCCATCCGCTCCGGGTGATTCTGTTCGGCTCGCATGCTCGTGGTGAAGCCGGGCCGGATAGTGATGTAGATCTGTTGATTGTGCTGCCGTCGGCGGACGATCGGCGCGGCGCGGCGATCGAGATTCGTAAGGCGCTGGCTGGCGTCCGCGTGCCGCACGATATCATAGTCACCGATCCGGTCGACATCGCCCAGCGTGGAGACGAGCCGAGTAGCGTGCTCTATTCCGCGCTGCGTGAGGGGCGCGTACTTTACGACCGCAGCGAAGCTCGAGAGGGCAGACTCGCGTATGGTCACGGGTAG
- a CDS encoding HEPN domain-containing protein has product MVTGSRRTAVRHLLKLAREDLQLAEDIIAGASTGLPRHACFNAQQAAEKTLKGALRHEGIQYGKVHDLEQLRGMLPGNWAVKAQPASLQALTEWVIEGRYLENLPDATDEDARLAVQEAREVWTLITAELVPRGFDVNMELP; this is encoded by the coding sequence ATGGTCACGGGTAGCCGGCGCACGGCCGTTCGTCACCTCCTCAAGCTGGCGCGTGAAGACCTGCAACTTGCCGAGGACATCATCGCAGGAGCAAGCACCGGTCTCCCGCGCCACGCATGCTTCAACGCTCAGCAAGCCGCCGAGAAGACTCTGAAGGGCGCGCTGCGACATGAGGGAATTCAGTATGGCAAAGTCCATGACCTTGAGCAGCTTCGTGGCATGCTGCCTGGAAATTGGGCGGTGAAGGCACAGCCCGCAAGTCTACAGGCGCTGACTGAGTGGGTCATCGAGGGCCGATACCTTGAGAATCTGCCAGATGCTACTGATGAGGACGCACGGCTCGCCGTACAAGAGGCGCGAGAGGTCTGGACCCTTATCACGGCTGAACTCGTACCGCGTGGATTCGACGTGAACATGGAGCTGCCCTGA
- a CDS encoding ketol-acid reductoisomerase translates to MTALRFSTQAFAKAPLHLANTDEFIVKGGRHLFPRLSDAFQGIRQIGVIGWSSQGPAQAQNLRDSLSGSGIIVKVGLRSGSGSVPAAERAGFTRAAGTLGEMYDVIRESDLVLLLIADAAQAQEYRQIFAALHPGATLGLSHGFLLGYLKSIGASFPANVNVIGVCPKGMGPSVRRLYEQGADIDGAGINSSFAVEQDVTGHATDYALGWSVALGSPFTFQTTLESEYKSDIFGERGILLGAVHGIVEVLYRWYVNGGMSKDDAFINSVEAITGPISKLISHHGILAVYESFGEADKETFRRAYSAAYQPAFEILMEIYDEVSSGNEIRSVVMANQRFGRYPMGTIDGTEMWRVGEGVRARRGSFSTPIPPVTAGVYIATMMAQVDLLKEKGHPYSEIANESIIEAVDSLNPYMHFKGVAYMVDNCSTTARLGSRKWAPRFDYALMQNALPKLDRGDPADAELIRTFETNDIHQALATCSELRPPVDIAILG, encoded by the coding sequence ATGACCGCCTTGCGCTTCTCCACCCAGGCTTTCGCCAAAGCGCCGCTGCACCTGGCCAACACCGACGAGTTCATCGTCAAAGGCGGCCGGCATCTTTTCCCCCGCCTCAGCGACGCCTTCCAGGGTATCCGCCAGATCGGCGTGATCGGCTGGTCCTCGCAGGGGCCGGCGCAGGCGCAAAACCTGCGCGACTCGCTCTCCGGCTCCGGCATCATCGTCAAGGTCGGGCTGCGCTCCGGCTCCGGCTCGGTGCCCGCGGCCGAGCGCGCTGGCTTCACCCGCGCCGCCGGCACGCTGGGCGAGATGTACGACGTGATCCGCGAGTCCGACCTGGTGCTGCTGCTGATCGCGGACGCGGCGCAGGCGCAGGAGTACCGGCAGATCTTCGCCGCGCTGCACCCCGGCGCCACGCTCGGTCTCTCGCACGGCTTCCTGCTCGGCTATCTGAAGAGCATCGGCGCTTCGTTCCCGGCGAACGTCAATGTGATCGGCGTCTGCCCCAAGGGCATGGGGCCGTCGGTCCGGCGGCTGTACGAGCAGGGCGCGGACATCGACGGCGCCGGCATCAACTCCAGCTTCGCCGTCGAGCAGGACGTGACCGGCCATGCCACGGACTACGCCCTGGGCTGGTCGGTGGCGCTCGGCTCGCCCTTCACCTTCCAGACCACGCTGGAGTCGGAGTACAAGTCGGACATCTTCGGCGAGCGCGGCATCCTGCTCGGCGCGGTGCACGGCATCGTCGAAGTCCTCTACCGCTGGTACGTAAACGGCGGCATGTCCAAGGACGACGCCTTCATCAACTCCGTCGAGGCGATCACCGGGCCGATCAGCAAGCTGATCTCGCACCACGGCATCCTCGCCGTCTACGAGTCGTTCGGCGAGGCGGACAAGGAAACCTTCCGCCGCGCCTACTCGGCCGCCTACCAGCCGGCGTTCGAGATCCTGATGGAGATCTACGACGAGGTGTCATCGGGCAACGAGATCCGCAGCGTGGTGATGGCCAACCAGCGCTTCGGCCGCTACCCGATGGGCACGATCGACGGCACGGAGATGTGGCGCGTCGGCGAGGGCGTGCGGGCGCGACGCGGCAGCTTCAGCACGCCCATTCCGCCGGTCACGGCCGGCGTGTACATCGCCACGATGATGGCGCAGGTGGACCTGCTGAAGGAGAAGGGCCACCCCTACTCGGAGATCGCCAACGAGTCGATCATCGAGGCGGTTGATTCGCTGAACCCATACATGCACTTCAAGGGCGTGGCCTACATGGTGGACAACTGCTCCACCACGGCGCGGCTGGGCTCGCGCAAGTGGGCGCCACGCTTCGACTATGCCCTGATGCAGAACGCGTTGCCGAAGCTCGACCGCGGCGACCCGGCCGACGCCGAGCTGATCCGGACCTTCGAGACGAACGACATCCACCAGGCGCTGGCGACGTGCTCCGAGCTGCGCCCGCCGGTGGACATCGCCATCCTCGGGTAG